From the Aquitalea magnusonii genome, one window contains:
- a CDS encoding methyl-accepting chemotaxis protein encodes MLAFVLMILVAISLLFCGVAYWKMKEALLSSISDQISQTANNKVSFITEWVSTRQNIVGSALLHFTEGDMKPILDQSQVAGKLDDMYVGEPNKKMTQFTGSTPVPPGYDPTGRPWYLAASNSQEAIATAPYIDAATKKPIITFAKALRKDGQLVAVAGGDVSLVRVADEVVSSKLPGDGFAFLVTGDGSVIAHPAKDSGMKKISEVMSGFDLNSISKDGTLQTVNINGESSMTALYPVGKTGWLLGVVVPVAAATVSVSHMIELMIGVLIAGVVVVALLATFGVARMLSGLTELRDAMRNVASGDGDLTLHLPVRSQDEVGQIAEAFNAFVHKLHGMFVSVRNDAEALARDTSALHQAAESIASDSRVQSNELSATAATIEEITVSINHIADNAGETEVLVATTRENSEDSYQAMEKVASEVQSIVQTVDALQNAMGDLSSHSEQIRGIVAVIRDIADQTNLLALNAAIEAARAGEQGRGFAVVADEVRKLAERTASATVEIAQMINSVMSQTEVAIGHTSKTNERVATGVSLSREAADKVGKIKASTHDIARRMSEITSSTKEQSTATTVMAQSAERINAKALESDENVQRILTIIQDLSRRGADLRSLVSQFKL; translated from the coding sequence ATGCTTGCATTCGTTCTGATGATACTGGTGGCCATCTCGCTGCTGTTTTGCGGTGTGGCTTACTGGAAGATGAAAGAAGCCCTGCTTTCTTCCATCAGCGATCAGATTAGTCAGACCGCCAATAACAAGGTCAGCTTTATCACCGAATGGGTAAGCACCCGTCAGAATATCGTCGGCTCTGCGCTGCTGCACTTTACCGAGGGGGACATGAAGCCCATCCTCGATCAGTCGCAAGTAGCCGGCAAGCTGGACGACATGTATGTCGGCGAACCCAACAAGAAAATGACCCAGTTCACCGGCTCAACACCGGTGCCGCCGGGCTATGATCCGACCGGTCGTCCGTGGTATCTGGCTGCCAGCAACTCGCAGGAAGCCATTGCCACCGCTCCCTACATTGATGCAGCCACCAAGAAACCCATCATTACCTTTGCCAAGGCCTTGCGTAAGGATGGCCAGTTGGTGGCGGTGGCCGGTGGCGACGTGTCGCTGGTGCGGGTGGCTGACGAAGTGGTGTCCTCCAAGCTGCCGGGCGATGGTTTTGCCTTCCTGGTGACGGGTGACGGCTCGGTGATTGCCCATCCGGCCAAGGATTCGGGCATGAAGAAAATCAGTGAGGTGATGTCCGGCTTCGACCTCAACAGCATCAGCAAGGACGGTACGCTGCAGACCGTCAATATCAATGGCGAATCCAGCATGACTGCGCTGTATCCGGTCGGCAAGACCGGCTGGCTGCTGGGCGTGGTGGTGCCGGTGGCCGCGGCCACGGTTTCCGTTTCGCACATGATCGAGCTGATGATAGGCGTGTTGATTGCCGGCGTGGTGGTGGTGGCCTTGCTGGCCACCTTCGGGGTAGCCCGCATGCTGTCCGGCCTGACCGAGCTGCGTGACGCCATGCGCAACGTGGCCAGCGGCGATGGCGACCTCACCTTGCATCTGCCGGTGCGTTCGCAAGATGAAGTGGGCCAGATTGCCGAAGCCTTCAATGCCTTCGTTCACAAGCTGCATGGCATGTTTGTTTCCGTGCGCAACGATGCCGAAGCCCTGGCGCGTGATACCTCTGCCTTGCACCAGGCGGCAGAAAGCATTGCCTCCGACTCGCGCGTGCAGTCCAATGAGTTGTCTGCCACTGCCGCAACGATCGAAGAGATCACCGTCAGCATCAATCACATTGCCGACAATGCCGGCGAAACCGAAGTGCTGGTGGCCACCACGCGCGAAAACTCGGAAGACTCTTACCAGGCGATGGAAAAAGTGGCCAGCGAGGTGCAGTCCATCGTGCAGACTGTGGATGCGCTGCAAAATGCCATGGGCGATCTGTCTTCGCATTCCGAGCAGATTCGCGGCATTGTGGCCGTGATCCGTGATATTGCCGATCAGACCAACCTGCTGGCATTGAACGCTGCCATCGAGGCTGCGCGTGCCGGTGAGCAGGGGCGCGGCTTTGCTGTGGTGGCAGATGAAGTGCGCAAGCTGGCAGAACGCACCGCATCGGCCACGGTGGAAATCGCGCAGATGATCAATAGCGTGATGAGCCAGACCGAAGTGGCCATCGGCCATACCAGCAAGACCAATGAGCGCGTGGCCACCGGGGTGTCACTGTCGCGTGAGGCGGCTGACAAGGTGGGCAAGATCAAGGCCAGCACCCACGATATCGCGCGGCGCATGTCGGAAATCACCAGCTCAACCAAGGAGCAGAGCACCGCAACCACCGTGATGGCGCAAAGTGCAGAGCGCATTAATGCCAAGGCACTGGAGAGCGATGAGAATGTACAGCGCATTCTCACCATCATCCAGGATCTGTCGCGTCGTGGTGCCGACCTGCGCTCGCTGGTATCGCAGTTCAAGCTGTAA
- a CDS encoding HU family DNA-binding protein, with amino-acid sequence MTKQQLIAILSEKTGSSKVDVLRFMDALEQTIREELVNGGELTLASTGKFKVKDTAARNGRNPKTGETVLIPAKRKVVFTPIKALKDAVAG; translated from the coding sequence ATGACCAAACAACAACTCATTGCCATCCTTTCTGAAAAAACCGGTAGCAGCAAAGTCGATGTCCTGCGCTTCATGGACGCTCTGGAGCAAACCATCCGCGAAGAGCTGGTCAACGGCGGTGAGTTGACGCTGGCCAGTACCGGCAAGTTCAAGGTGAAAGATACTGCCGCCCGCAACGGCCGCAACCCCAAGACCGGCGAAACGGTGTTGATTCCGGCCAAGCGAAAGGTGGTGTTCACTCCCATCAAGGCGCTCAAGGATGCCGTGGCCGGCTGA
- a CDS encoding LexA family protein encodes MPAFSHDTNTSRFTLRMPDHALSGAGIAAGHWLHIDSQASPVHGSLVLAALDGELLVRRLQRSGKHLRLLAAHPDYPDIDPHYGQDFAIWGVASSCAC; translated from the coding sequence ATGCCTGCATTCAGCCACGATACAAACACCAGTCGCTTCACCCTGCGCATGCCTGACCATGCACTCAGCGGTGCCGGCATTGCCGCCGGTCATTGGCTGCACATCGATAGCCAGGCAAGCCCGGTACATGGCAGCCTGGTGCTGGCCGCACTGGATGGCGAGCTGCTGGTCCGTCGCCTGCAGCGCAGTGGCAAGCATCTGCGCCTGCTGGCCGCCCACCCGGATTACCCCGATATTGACCCGCATTATGGCCAGGACTTTGCCATCTGGGGCGTCGCCAGCTCCTGCGCTTGCTGA
- a CDS encoding methyl-accepting chemotaxis protein, with protein sequence MNISQRLALTLGIALLALLGIGGFGLYEQHQANARFEYLSDNTFPSIIALDEMQDALTLLRTGTYRHVIAHDDAQKEKDQQAINTQDKRFDDALARYQQSLIVNEEDRKLLERERKLMQEYRSARDALLQLSRQHKTQEAEQAIFNGPMRTITAALSKSMAEHMQFNYRLAATLSADNTKAYQQAITTSLVFISICLLVCGILGGRLFRHIRSSLLGMRDVMLNVRQSLDFRLRVKLERKDEVGETAEAFNTLLQQLQSSFQDIRRSVENVDQAIEGMAANTSQIARSSEVQSEAASAMAAAVEEMTVSINHVSDRAMEASSQTSTAGSMATQGGQVIMATVAGITQVSASVQDAATHIRQLKQDSQTIATVMGIIKDIAEQTNLLALNAAIEAARAGEMGRGFAVVADEVRKLAERTAKSTTEISSVITKMQQGTEDAVSSMEQVVVRANQEADSAREANTAIDQIQSNTHQAMGLVHDISNSIAEQTSTSNTIAQRVEQIAQMAEENSSAAGSSADAARNLHQQARTILRTVAQYQV encoded by the coding sequence ATGAACATTTCACAAAGGCTGGCACTTACCTTGGGCATTGCCTTGCTGGCGCTGCTGGGTATCGGCGGCTTCGGATTGTACGAACAGCATCAAGCCAACGCCCGCTTCGAATACCTCAGTGACAACACCTTCCCCAGCATCATCGCGCTGGACGAGATGCAAGATGCACTCACCTTGCTGCGTACTGGCACTTATCGCCATGTGATTGCGCATGATGATGCGCAAAAGGAAAAAGATCAGCAGGCCATCAACACCCAGGACAAGCGCTTTGACGATGCCCTGGCGCGCTATCAGCAAAGCCTGATCGTCAACGAGGAGGACCGCAAGCTGCTGGAACGGGAGCGCAAGCTGATGCAGGAATACCGCAGCGCACGCGACGCCCTGCTGCAATTGTCCAGGCAACACAAGACACAGGAAGCGGAACAAGCCATTTTCAACGGCCCCATGCGCACCATCACCGCCGCCCTGAGCAAGAGTATGGCCGAGCACATGCAGTTCAACTACCGCTTGGCCGCCACCCTGTCCGCGGACAATACCAAGGCTTACCAGCAGGCCATCACCACCTCACTGGTCTTCATCAGTATCTGTCTGCTGGTCTGTGGCATCCTGGGCGGCCGACTGTTCCGTCATATCAGAAGCAGCCTGCTGGGCATGCGTGACGTGATGCTGAATGTGCGCCAGTCGCTGGATTTCCGTCTGCGCGTCAAACTGGAACGCAAGGATGAGGTGGGCGAAACTGCCGAAGCCTTCAACACCTTGCTGCAACAATTGCAAAGCAGCTTCCAGGACATCCGCCGCAGTGTGGAAAACGTGGACCAGGCCATCGAAGGGATGGCCGCCAACACCTCACAGATTGCCCGCAGCTCCGAAGTGCAAAGCGAGGCGGCATCCGCCATGGCCGCTGCCGTGGAGGAAATGACGGTCAGCATCAACCATGTTTCTGACCGCGCCATGGAAGCCAGCAGCCAAACCAGCACCGCAGGCAGCATGGCCACCCAGGGTGGGCAGGTGATCATGGCCACGGTGGCGGGCATCACCCAGGTGTCGGCATCGGTACAGGATGCGGCCACCCACATCCGCCAGTTGAAGCAGGATAGCCAGACCATCGCCACGGTGATGGGCATCATCAAGGACATTGCCGAGCAGACCAATCTGCTGGCATTGAATGCCGCCATCGAAGCCGCCCGCGCCGGCGAAATGGGCCGCGGTTTTGCCGTGGTGGCCGATGAGGTACGCAAGCTGGCGGAACGTACTGCCAAGTCAACCACTGAAATTTCCAGTGTCATCACCAAGATGCAACAGGGCACCGAAGATGCGGTAAGCAGCATGGAACAGGTGGTGGTGCGCGCCAATCAGGAAGCCGACAGCGCACGCGAGGCCAATACCGCCATCGATCAGATCCAGTCCAACACGCATCAGGCGATGGGCCTGGTCCACGATATTTCCAACAGCATTGCCGAGCAGACCAGCACCAGCAATACCATTGCCCAGCGCGTGGAGCAGATTGCCCAGATGGCGGAGGAAAACTCCTCCGCCGCAGGCAGTTCGGCCGATGCCGCCCGCAACCTGCATCAGCAAGCCAGGACGATATTGCGCACCGTGGCGCAATACCAGGTTTGA
- the cadR gene encoding Cd(II)/Pb(II)-responsive transcriptional regulator, protein MKIGDLAQRAGCTTETVRFYEKAGLLPAADREANNYRSYGSRHLERLRFVRNCRALDMTHEEIHQLLALMEAPAADCGGVNHLLDDHIQHVDARIAELLQLKQQLDALRQRCQHEQAVDACGILQGLVEMETSARPERHTHLG, encoded by the coding sequence ATGAAAATTGGTGATCTGGCCCAGCGGGCAGGCTGCACCACGGAAACGGTGCGCTTTTACGAAAAGGCGGGCTTGCTGCCGGCCGCCGACCGCGAAGCGAATAATTATCGCAGCTACGGTAGCCGTCATCTGGAGCGTCTGCGCTTTGTACGCAATTGCCGGGCGCTGGACATGACGCATGAGGAGATTCATCAGCTGCTGGCGCTGATGGAAGCCCCGGCAGCCGATTGTGGCGGCGTGAACCACTTGCTGGACGATCATATCCAGCATGTAGATGCACGGATTGCGGAATTGCTGCAGCTCAAGCAGCAACTGGATGCGCTGCGGCAGCGCTGCCAGCATGAACAAGCCGTAGATGCCTGCGGCATCCTGCAGGGCTTGGTGGAAATGGAGACAAGCGCCAGGCCGGAGCGTCACACCCATCTGGGCTGA
- a CDS encoding heavy metal translocating P-type ATPase, with protein MQHSHPHQHDQTKPAPNGPAYRKKTHAHETDTACCSSAMPDAAQAPAAAETRDGLQHTPIRILQMDCPTEEALIRKQLSSLPGVEALEFRLMQRLLTVTHQPAALPAILAAISSLGFTPETADKQTQPALATKPTSAWWPLALAGGAALAAEVADWLQAPAWLAAMLALLAIMGSGIGTYKKGWVALRHLTLNINALMSIAVTGALLLGQWPEAAMVMVLFTLAERIEARSLDRARNAIDSLLQLSPPQATVLQADGSWQATALADIRIGSIARVAPGERIALDGEVIRGHSSVNQSAMTGESMPVEKQPGDSVFAGTLNESGSFEYRVDALAGDTMLARITHAVEQAQDAKAPTQRFVDRFARIYTPVVFLLALGVAVLPPLLGAGNWQDWIYKALVLLVIACPCALVISTPVTVVSGLAAAARRGILIKGGIWLEQGRRLRWLALDKTGTITHGKPEQTGWQLLVPGDAANVRSLAASLASHSDHPASRAVARAAAQDNIALQPVSSFSALPGLGVQGEIAGRTLWLGNYRLAQQQGLGSAALQSLLEQQQIQGNSVVLLLDEVSVLALFTVADTVRPDSRAAIAALQQLGIRTIMLSGDNQHTVSAMAASVGMDQARGELLPQDKADVLASLAGDGLVGMVGDGINDAPALAQADIGFAMGAMGSDTAIETADVALMEDNLARLPDFVRLSRATHTILVQNIALALGIKAVFLLLTLLGMGSMWMAVFADVGASLLVVGNGLRLLRK; from the coding sequence ATGCAGCACTCGCACCCGCACCAGCACGATCAGACCAAGCCAGCACCAAACGGTCCGGCTTATCGCAAGAAAACACACGCGCATGAAACCGACACCGCCTGCTGCAGCTCGGCCATGCCGGATGCGGCGCAGGCTCCTGCTGCTGCCGAAACCCGCGACGGCTTGCAGCATACGCCTATCCGCATCTTGCAGATGGACTGCCCCACAGAGGAAGCGCTGATCCGCAAACAGCTCTCCAGCCTGCCCGGCGTGGAGGCGCTGGAATTCCGCCTGATGCAGCGCCTGCTTACCGTAACGCATCAGCCCGCCGCCCTGCCCGCCATTCTTGCGGCCATCAGCAGCCTGGGCTTCACCCCGGAAACAGCCGATAAGCAAACGCAGCCAGCCTTGGCCACCAAACCCACTAGCGCGTGGTGGCCACTGGCACTGGCCGGCGGCGCGGCGCTGGCGGCAGAAGTGGCAGACTGGCTGCAGGCCCCTGCCTGGCTGGCCGCCATGCTGGCATTGCTGGCCATCATGGGCAGCGGCATCGGCACTTACAAAAAGGGCTGGGTTGCCCTGCGCCACCTCACTCTGAATATCAATGCCCTGATGAGCATCGCCGTCACCGGTGCCTTGCTGCTGGGCCAATGGCCGGAGGCCGCCATGGTGATGGTGTTGTTCACCCTGGCCGAGCGCATCGAGGCCCGCTCGCTGGATAGGGCGCGCAATGCCATCGACAGCCTGCTGCAACTGAGCCCACCCCAGGCCACCGTATTGCAGGCAGATGGCAGTTGGCAGGCCACCGCGCTGGCAGACATCCGCATTGGCAGCATTGCCCGGGTGGCACCAGGCGAGCGCATTGCGCTGGATGGTGAAGTCATCCGTGGCCACTCCAGCGTGAACCAGTCCGCCATGACCGGTGAAAGCATGCCGGTGGAGAAGCAGCCTGGGGACAGCGTGTTTGCCGGAACGCTGAATGAAAGCGGCTCTTTCGAATACCGGGTGGACGCACTGGCGGGTGACACCATGCTGGCCCGCATCACCCATGCCGTGGAACAGGCACAGGATGCCAAGGCACCGACCCAGCGTTTTGTCGACCGTTTTGCCCGCATCTATACGCCGGTGGTGTTCCTGCTGGCACTGGGTGTGGCAGTGCTGCCACCCCTGCTGGGGGCCGGCAACTGGCAGGACTGGATCTACAAGGCCCTGGTGCTGCTGGTGATTGCCTGCCCCTGCGCGCTGGTGATTTCCACCCCGGTTACTGTGGTCAGCGGTCTGGCTGCCGCGGCCCGGCGCGGCATTCTGATCAAGGGAGGCATCTGGCTGGAGCAAGGTCGGCGTCTGCGCTGGCTGGCGCTGGACAAAACCGGCACCATCACGCACGGCAAACCGGAACAAACCGGCTGGCAGCTTTTGGTGCCGGGTGATGCCGCCAATGTCCGCAGCCTGGCTGCCAGCCTGGCCAGCCACTCCGATCACCCGGCATCGCGCGCTGTCGCCCGTGCCGCCGCCCAGGACAATATCGCCTTGCAGCCAGTCAGTAGTTTTAGCGCCCTGCCCGGACTGGGCGTGCAAGGGGAGATTGCCGGGCGCACCCTGTGGCTGGGCAATTACCGGCTGGCTCAGCAGCAAGGGCTGGGTTCCGCTGCATTGCAGAGTTTGCTGGAGCAACAGCAAATCCAAGGCAACAGCGTTGTACTGCTGCTGGACGAAGTCAGCGTGCTGGCGCTGTTTACCGTTGCCGATACCGTGCGCCCGGATAGCCGCGCCGCGATTGCCGCGCTGCAGCAACTGGGGATTCGCACCATCATGCTCAGTGGCGACAACCAGCATACCGTCAGCGCCATGGCTGCCAGCGTGGGCATGGATCAGGCCAGGGGCGAATTACTGCCGCAGGACAAGGCCGATGTCCTTGCCAGCCTGGCCGGCGATGGTCTGGTCGGCATGGTTGGCGATGGTATCAACGATGCGCCGGCGCTGGCGCAGGCGGATATCGGCTTTGCCATGGGAGCCATGGGCTCGGATACCGCCATCGAGACGGCAGATGTGGCCTTGATGGAAGACAATCTGGCCCGACTGCCCGATTTTGTTCGTCTGTCGCGCGCCACCCACACCATCCTGGTGCAGAACATTGCACTGGCACTGGGCATCAAGGCCGTGTTCCTGCTGCTGACCCTGCTGGGCATGGGCAGCATGTGGATGGCGGTATTTGCGGATGTTGGTGCCAGTCTGCTGGTGGTGGGCAATGGCTTGCGCCTGCTGCGCAAGTGA
- a CDS encoding antibiotic biosynthesis monooxygenase, producing the protein MTPSTPLTLLITRRIKPTHHAEFHQWIRHGEALASQASGFLGSGLLQPPAGDDNWQILFRFTDQHSLERWAASPERQAWLSEGAGLIQHSHVHCAEGLDHWFGLRTPPRWKQAVMIWLVFFPVSLCFSLLLGDTLATLPVVLRVLCSTLLLTPVMVFLFIPLSSRLLHNWLQSGPRQHSPLHAEPASSAAGHMQCGTDQALT; encoded by the coding sequence ATGACACCCAGCACCCCACTTACCCTATTGATTACCCGCCGCATCAAGCCGACACACCACGCCGAGTTTCACCAATGGATACGCCACGGCGAAGCCCTGGCCAGCCAGGCTTCCGGCTTTCTGGGCTCCGGTCTGCTGCAACCACCGGCCGGTGACGACAACTGGCAAATCCTGTTTCGCTTTACCGACCAGCACAGCCTTGAGCGCTGGGCGGCCAGTCCTGAGCGCCAGGCCTGGCTATCCGAAGGTGCCGGATTGATCCAGCACAGCCATGTGCATTGCGCCGAGGGGCTGGATCACTGGTTCGGCCTGCGAACCCCGCCGCGCTGGAAACAGGCGGTGATGATCTGGCTGGTATTCTTCCCGGTATCACTGTGTTTCAGCCTGCTGCTGGGCGATACGCTGGCCACGCTGCCGGTGGTGCTGCGCGTACTGTGCAGCACCCTGCTGCTTACTCCGGTGATGGTGTTCCTGTTCATTCCGCTTAGCAGCCGCCTGCTGCACAACTGGCTGCAAAGTGGGCCGCGGCAGCACAGCCCCTTGCACGCCGAGCCAGCCAGCAGCGCCGCGGGCCACATGCAATGCGGTACAGATCAAGCTTTGACGTAA
- a CDS encoding FIST signal transduction protein produces the protein MSTPWHSPLEASQLETQLRLWQQAKPGQPLLALLAESDRDRLPLLQTCCLHLGIELAGGIFPRLLGAQGYLPGGAWLIPRHPASQAALLRINPDSTAAQTAQQMATQVEQMLQHWPAQQGKPTLFMLFDGMLPDIASTLDELYLLLADQVFYGGVNAGSESFQPIDCLFNQYQTLGHGVLCLLMPGSTNPVLHHGYPTPAQCMTATATACNRIFQIDWKPAFAAYQDIVKQQFGAELTRENFYSFGVHFPLGIMLANQQVLIRIPVALEDDGSVSCVGEVPENAMLIMLQAPASPGTGCVEQLLSTLRQRHGNIAGQPLLAFYCAGRSMHFGDDALQEIRQLHTSSQASPLLGALTLGEIGSLQEWGYPLFHNASIICSLWKQP, from the coding sequence ATGTCCACGCCCTGGCACAGTCCGCTGGAAGCCTCACAGCTGGAAACCCAGCTACGTTTATGGCAACAGGCCAAGCCCGGCCAGCCCTTGCTGGCCTTGCTGGCGGAATCAGACCGCGACAGGCTGCCACTGCTGCAAACCTGCTGCCTGCACCTGGGCATCGAACTGGCAGGGGGCATTTTCCCAAGACTGCTGGGCGCACAAGGCTACCTGCCTGGTGGAGCCTGGCTCATACCCCGGCATCCAGCCAGCCAGGCAGCCCTGCTGCGAATCAACCCGGATAGCACCGCAGCCCAAACCGCGCAGCAAATGGCCACGCAAGTGGAGCAAATGCTGCAGCACTGGCCGGCCCAACAGGGCAAGCCGACGCTGTTCATGCTCTTCGACGGCATGCTGCCGGACATCGCCTCCACCTTGGACGAGCTGTACCTGCTACTGGCCGACCAAGTGTTTTATGGCGGGGTCAATGCCGGTAGTGAAAGCTTCCAGCCCATTGACTGCCTGTTCAACCAGTACCAGACGCTGGGGCACGGCGTGCTGTGCCTGCTCATGCCCGGCTCGACCAATCCGGTACTGCATCATGGCTACCCAACACCCGCCCAATGCATGACCGCCACCGCCACCGCCTGCAACCGCATTTTCCAGATCGACTGGAAACCGGCATTTGCCGCCTATCAGGACATTGTCAAGCAGCAGTTTGGCGCGGAGCTGACGCGGGAAAACTTCTATTCATTCGGAGTGCATTTCCCCCTGGGCATCATGCTGGCCAACCAGCAGGTACTGATCCGCATTCCGGTAGCCCTGGAAGATGACGGCTCGGTATCCTGCGTGGGCGAGGTGCCGGAAAACGCCATGCTGATCATGCTGCAGGCACCCGCCAGCCCCGGCACCGGCTGTGTGGAGCAACTGCTGTCCACGCTGCGCCAGCGCCACGGTAATATCGCCGGCCAGCCACTGCTGGCCTTCTACTGCGCCGGCAGAAGCATGCACTTCGGGGACGATGCGCTGCAGGAAATCCGCCAACTGCACACTAGCAGCCAGGCCAGCCCCCTGCTTGGCGCACTGACGCTGGGCGAGATCGGCAGTCTGCAGGAATGGGGCTATCCGCTGTTTCACAACGCCAGCATCATCTGCAGCCTGTGGAAGCAGCCATGA